GCGTGACGGACAGCGGACTATGCTGACGAAAAACACGGTCAATGCCTTCCTCATCATCGAATCCGTTGATCCGGGCAAGAGCGATGATTTGAAGGCTGCTGCCATCAAGCTGGCTGAACTGACCACAAAATATCTAGGGGGCACCACCGAGGTGGTTCACTTGAACCAGTCTAATCGAGAAATGACCCTGTAATGAACCTTTATTGAAACTAAAATAATTTCCTTAGATAAAAATACATTTAGCGAAGGACTTCCCGGCTATAGCATTCAGTTTAAACCTTAGAAAGCTCCTGAGATTTAAACACCCGTCCCCTTGCTGGGAAGTTTTTCGCGTGTCTTGCTTTTTATGCTTTTGAAATAGGGCTTTTATAGCCCTACTTACCGTAAGCTGCCATAGCTGACAGCACAAAGCTGTTGTCCCGGCAGGCCCCTGCCATTTCCCCGCCATTCATAGTGCTGTCCACCACCCAGACTCAACAAATCCTCAAAAGGAAGCGCTTCGCTTTTCCCCCAGCCAGCAGCTAAACTAAATTGATATCGTTCCTCTCTACCGCATCCATTATCGAAACTCCTGTCAAAGAAACATGCATTGCTTTCTTTCATTTGTGGACCCCCTTTGTCCTTTTTATTGAATTATTTTACATTTCATACTATTTTTATATCATATTCCTTTTTACTTATCCTGTCAATATTTTACATGTAATATTCAGAAAAATCTTTATATTTTTAGAAAAGATATAAAAATTCTTAAAAAATTAAATCAGCCTCTTGATTTATACTATAAAATATATTACTATAAATTATAGTAATATATAGGAGGGTTTTATGTCATCCATTGATTTAGTAATATTAGGCATGCTGCTAGAAAAACCGCAGAGTGCCTATGATCTTCAAAAAGATGTTGAATACCATCACTTATCCAGATGGACCAAAATCAGCGTGCCGTCTATTTACAAAAAGGTTCTGCAACTAAAAGAAAAAGGATATCTGCAAAGCCAATCTATTAAAGGGAACAAACTTGCAGAAAAAGTCCTGTATACTATTACCAAGGAAGGCAAAGAGTACTTTGACCAGCTCATGAATACTTACGCCGAACAACAAATATCCTTTCTTTTCGATTTTAACGTAGTTATTGCTAATTTAAATAAAATGGAAAAGAATGAAGCGCTTGTATTGATTGAAAAGTTGCAAAAAAATATTTGTCTTTCCACGGAGAAAGTTCAAAGCTATGAAGCAGACTATACGGATATTCCCTTGGTTGCAAAGACCATCTTCGAGCAGCAGCGGCGGCTCTATCACTGCCTGTCCCAATGGCTAGACCACTTTCACAGTCAATTCAAAGGGGCGAAATAGCATGGCTATCACTAGTAGCTTAACCATTTTATTTGAAGATCCGTTTTGGATTGGTCTCTATGAACGCACCGAAAGCTGCCGTTATGAAGTTTGTAAAATTACCTTTGGGCCAGAACCAAAGAATTATGAAGTTTATGAGTTTCTACGCTGTAATTGGCATAGTCTAAAATTCAGCCCCTCTGTTCATGTCCATAAAGCTGATCAGCGGCACGTCAATCCAAAGCGCTTGCAGCGGAAAATTAGCAGCCAGCTCCAAGAGCGCAATGTCAGCACCAAAGCCCAGCAGGCTTTGCAACTCCAACATGAGCAGGGAAAGTTACAGCGAAAGGACAAAAGTCAGGAGGAAAAAGAAACCGAAAAGGAAAGAAAATATGAGTTGCGACAAGAAAAAAGGAAAGCAAAGCATAAAGGGCGCTAAGCTTCACATAACAGGATACCCAGACCAGCGGGCCACTTCACGGTTATCACAGCAGCATATTTTTATGCT
The genomic region above belongs to Aminipila butyrica and contains:
- a CDS encoding PadR family transcriptional regulator — protein: MSSIDLVILGMLLEKPQSAYDLQKDVEYHHLSRWTKISVPSIYKKVLQLKEKGYLQSQSIKGNKLAEKVLYTITKEGKEYFDQLMNTYAEQQISFLFDFNVVIANLNKMEKNEALVLIEKLQKNICLSTEKVQSYEADYTDIPLVAKTIFEQQRRLYHCLSQWLDHFHSQFKGAK
- a CDS encoding YjdF family protein, yielding MAITSSLTILFEDPFWIGLYERTESCRYEVCKITFGPEPKNYEVYEFLRCNWHSLKFSPSVHVHKADQRHVNPKRLQRKISSQLQERNVSTKAQQALQLQHEQGKLQRKDKSQEEKETEKERKYELRQEKRKAKHKGR